GGTTGGCATCATTGCGCAACCGGATTGGAAGGACAGCCACAGTATAACTCTTTTGGGAGAACCAAGACTCGGATTTTTGGTGAGTGGTGGCAATATGGACTCCATGGTAAACCATTATTCCGTTGCCAAGAAACGAAGACAGACAGATGCCTATTCTCCGGGTGGAGTTATGGGTAAACGACCGGATCATGCCACAACGGTTTATTGTAATCTTATCAGAAAGCAATATAAGAAAAAACCGATTATTATCGGTGGAATAGAAGCAAGCTTAAGAAGACTCGCCCATTATGATTATTGGAGTGATAAAGTTAAGCGATCCATATTACTGGACTCGCAGGCTGATATCATTTCTTATGGAATGGGCGAGCATTCCATTGTAGAGATTGCGGAGGCGCTGGATAGCGGGCTCGATATCAAAGATATTACATTTATTAATGGAACGGTATTCAAAGCAAGTAATCTGGATTCGGTATATGATGCAACAGTGCTACCGAGCTTTCAAAGCATTGTGGAAAGTAAAAAAGAATTTGCTAAAAGCTTTTATATTCAATACTGTAACACGGATCCTTTTTCCGGTAAGAGATTAGTGGAGCAGTATAAAGAAAACGAATATGTGGTACAGAACCCGCCAGCGAAACCACTGACGCAAACGGAGATGGACCGGATCTACTCTCTGCCCTATATGAGGGATTATCATCCGGTCTATCAGAAGGATGGTGGAATACCGGCTATCGAAGAGGTTAAATTTAGCCTGGTTAGCAATCGCGGCTGCTTCGGAGGCTGTAATTACTGCGCATTGACATTTCATCAGGGCCGCATTCTGCAGACCCGAAGCCATGAATCGATTGTAGCAGAAGCGAATCAGCTGGTATGGGATAAGGATTTTAAGGGATATATTCATGACGTGGGTGGGCCGACGGCCAACTTCCGTCATACGGCCTGTGCAAAGCAAACCACAAAGGGTGCCTGTATTCATAAACAATGCTTATTCCCTGAGCCTTGTAAAAGCCTGAAAGTAGATCATACTGATTATTTAGCACTTCTTCGCAAGTTGAGAGCTCTGCCAAATGTTAAGAAGGTGTTTATACGTTCGGGTATTAGATTTGATTATCTTATGACGGACCAGGATGATACCTTCTTTAAGGAGCTATGTGAGCACCATGTCAGTGGCCAGTTAAAAGTGGCACCGGAGCACATCTGCGATAGTGTACTGGGATTGATGGGTAAGCCAGAAAACTCAGTTTATGAAAGGTTTCAGGCAAAATTCAAGAAAATTAATGAGAAAATAGGTAAAAAGCAGTTCCTGGTTCCTTACTTAATATCTTCTCATCCCGGATCCACCCTGAAACAGGCAGTTAAGCTGGCTGAATATTTAAGAGATATGGGGTATATGCCGGAACAGGTGCAGGATTTCTATCCCACACCATCCACAATATCCACCTGTATGTATTATACGGGTTTAGATCCTCGAACCCTTGAGGAAGTTTATGTTCCAAAGTCACCACATGAGAAAGCAATGCAGCGGGCCCTGATCCAGTATCGTAATCCGAAAAATTACGATTTGGTGATGGAGGCTCTTAAGAAGGCGGATCGTATGGATCTGGTGGGCTTCGATAAGAAGTGTCTCATTCGACCAAGACAGTTGTCGAAGGAAAGACGCTGGATTGAGAAATCAAAGAATAATGAGAATAATGCGAAGACGAAGATAAGTAAGGCCGCTAATGTAAAGAAACAAGATAAATTGAATAAAGGGAATAGCAAGCAACGAAATACACAGTATGGAAAAGATACGATTAAGGGTAGTCGAAAGAAAAATGCTTCCAACCACAAAGGTGTTAGAAACAGATAGATGATTTCAAGATGATTTGCTCAATTAGAAAATACCTTGACAAGGGATAGTTGGAATGTTATACTACGCAAAGTATCTGTTTCATTAATATTAAATGATTCAGCTCTTGGTCCAAAGGACTAAGAGCTATTTTTACGGATGACTTATCGTCCAATCCGAAAATGATGATTGCCCGGAATTTCTACATAGTAGGATAATCTGGTGGAGAATATATGATAAGGGATACAATGAGAATATTTAAATATGCAACGAAGCAAGATGGATATTCTCAAGGATGCCATTTGACAATATAGAAATGAGGAATTATATGGAGAAATTAAAATTTGAAGAATTAGAAATAAACCCCAGCATTATACGAGCTGTCGAAGCTATGGGGTTTGAGGAAATGTCGCCGATACAAGCGAAAGCAATCCCGATCGTTTTACAGGGAAGGGATATTGTTGGGCAGGCACAGACAGGTACTGGTAAAACAGCAGCCTTTGGTATACCGTTACTTCAGAAGGTGGACGTAAAGAATAAAAGCTTACAAGCAATTGTATTATGTCCGACCAGAGAGCTTGCGATTCAGGTAGCTGACGAGGTACGTAAATTAGCACAATTCATGCATGGAATCAAGGTACTTCCAGTATATGGAGGACAAGAAATCTCAAAGCAGATTCGTTCATTAAAATCCGGTGTACAGATTATTATCGGTACTCCAGGACGAGTTATGGATCATATGCGACGTAAAACAGTGAGGTTTGATAATGTTAACATGGTTATACTGGACGAAGCAGATGAAATGCTGAATATGGGATTTCGAGAGGATATTGAAACGATTCTCAGCCAGGTACCGGAGGAAAGGCAGACGGTTCTGTTTTCAGCAACGATGCCCGGTCCTATCTTAGAGATTGCCCGTACCTATCAGAACAATGCCGAGATGATACGAGTGGTTAAAAAGGAGCTAACCGTTCCAAAAATTGAGCAGTATTATTATGAAGTTAGTCCGAAAAATAAAGAGGATGTTCTTTCAAGACTTCTGGATATGTATAATCCAAAGCTTTCGCTGGTATTTTGTAATACGAAAAAACAAGTGGATGAGCTTACAACTGCATTACAGGGAAGAGGATATTTTGCAGAAGGATTGCATGGTGACCTTAAGCAACAACAGCGAGACCGTGTTATGCATAGCTTTCGTAGCGGAAGAACAGAGATTCTTGTAGCAACCGATGTAGCCGCACGTGGAATTGATGTGGACGATGTAGAGGCAGTATTTAATTATGACGTTCCTCAGGATGATGAATATTATGTACATCGTATCGGACGTACCGGACGTGCCGGACGGGAGGGAAGAGCCTTTACCCTTGTAGTAGGTAGAGAAGTATTTAAGCTAAAAGATATTATGAGATATTGCAAGACGAAGATTAAGGCACAGCCCATCCCTTCAATTAATGATGTCACCGCTGTGAAAGCAGAGAAGGTACTGGATAAGCTGAAATCCATCATTGAGAATGAGGATTTGAGCAAGATGGTTAATCTGATTGAAGAGAGAGTCAATGATGAGGAATATACTTCTCTTGACATAGCAGCTGCTTTTCTGAAGATGTATATAGGAGAGGATCTGGGAAAAGAGGAGGATAGTCTGCTGGAAGACTTCGGAGATACTGGAGCAGAAGCGGGTATGGTTAGACTTTTCATTAACCTTGGTAAGAAGCAAAATGTTAGACCGGGAGATATCCTTGGTGCTATAGCTGGAGAAACCGGTATGCCAGGAAAACTTATTGGATCAATCGATATGTATGATAAGTATACTTTCGTTGAGGTACCAAGAGAATATGCATCCGATGTAATACAGGTCATGAAATCGGCTAAGATAAAAGGAAAAAGCATTAATATAGAACCGGCAAATCGTAAGTAATTAAAAAGGAACAGAAATATATTCAGAATGGGAGTAGTTGCATTAGTTAATTTATTCTACTATGCAATAATTGATATGAAGGATATATATCTGTTCCTTTCTGCTACAATCAGATACGGACTGTGGACTGTACTGTAGTTATATTTGTGTAGAGCTGAGATCATTTCTTGACTTTATACGTAAAGAAGTATATAATAATAATTACTATTATTGAAAGGAGATAGCATATGGCTGTGAATAAGTACAGCAGACAGAGAGAAGCGATAAAGGAGTATCTTGCCCATACCAAAGAGCACCCTACTGCAGATATGGTCTATATGAATATAAGACAGACCTATCCCAATATCAGCTTAGGAACAGTATATCGTAACCTAAACCTGTTGGCGGAACAAGGCGAGATATTAAAAATCAATTGCAAAGACGGCAGTGATCGCTTTGACTGGAATTGTGATCCGCACTATCATTTCTTATGTAAAGGTTGCGGAAGAGTTATGGATATAGAAATGGAATCTATAGATCATATTAATGTAATCGCAGGTGCTAGTTTTCCTGGTAAAATTGAAGGACATGTAACCTTCTTTTATGGTCAATGTCCAGATTGTTGCCAATAGTAGAAAGTAAAGAACAGTTTCAGCTCAGTCGTGCTGAGTTTAGCAGAGAAGGAACAGGAAATATATTTCGATGCAGTTGTAAATACACTGCCATAAGATATATTTCCTGTTCTTATTTTATCAGGTATCCAGGTGATTTTGACTGGGCTTTATGGATAATAAAATAGAAAAATATTCAAAATAGGTATTGACAAAAGAGAGTAAGGAGTGTATTATACATATAACAATAATAGTTACTAATATTGATATGTAATATTAGAACTATAAAAAATTAGGGTGAATAAAAGGAGATCATAGTATGAAAAAGTATGTATGTCAAATATGTGGTTATGTTCATGAAGGTCCGGAGGCTCCAGAAGCATGTCCGATTTGCAAAGCGCCGAGAGAGAAATTTACTGAGAAGTCAGATGAATTATTCTGGGCAGATGAGCATGTTGTAGGTGTGGCTAAAGGCGTTAGTGAAGACATCATCAAGGACTTAAGAGATAATTACATGGGTGAATGTACTGAAGTAGGAATGTACTTAGCTATGGCGAGAGTAGCTCATAGAGAAGGATATCCGGAAATCGGTTTATACTACGAGAAAGCCGCATGGGAAGAAGCTGAACACGCAGCAAAGTTTGCTGAGCTTCTTGGTGAAGTTGTAACAGATAGTACTAAGAAAAATTTGCAAATGAGAGTGGATGCAGAAAATGGTGCATGCATGGGCAAGAAAGATCTCGCAACCAGAGCGAAAGCAGCTAATCTGGATGCAATTCACGATACAGTTCATGAGATGGCAAAGGATGAGGCCAGACATGGTAAAGCCTTTGAAGGTCTCTTGAAAAGATATTTTAGTTAATTACATATTAACATTGCTTACCTCTAAAAGTATATGTAATACTCATTATGTATACTCCCCCTTATATATTGTTCCCAGAAGAAACAGCCCTGTTCCTAAACAGGGCTGTTTCTATGTTTACTTTTCTTACGAAATTGTTTGTAATTCATAGAAGTACCTTGCATACTCTGATACATGCCCTAACTTACCATATAAGTGAATAGTCTTGTCATACGAGCCTCCAATAAAAGCGGTCATTATATTGTTTTCATACAACCTTTTCATACAGGCCTTAAGAACCATTTGAGCATATCCTCTATTATAATAGTCAGAGTGAGTGCATACCCTTTCGATTTCAGCAGTATTGTTTTCATAATCGATGAAGGCTTCACAGCCAGATATATGTTTACCGTCATTATTAACTAACACAAAGTCGAATTTGGCATTATAAATAGGGCTTTGCCTTGTATATTCTTTAATCTGCATATCTATTTCATGACTATAAGATTTTGACCAGGCATTTGTCCTAAGATTAGCTTGTTCCTCATAATTACAATTCTCAAACATGCTTTGGAAGAATACAGACGAATCTTCAATAGTATAATCTTTGTATAAGCTTGTACGAAACACTCGTGTCATCTCAAGGCAATTACTTCTTTTATATCCAGCATCTTCAAGGAATTTAATATATTCTGTATCGGTCTGTAATGCTGATGTAACTAATTTGTCATATTTATTTTCCCATTCTGTTTTAACCCAGTCTAGTAATTCTGGATATAAATATGAATATTGCTCTTTCAAAATTATCGTAAACTCATTATCAAACTCTTCTGAAATTACAAAACCAATAAGATTATGGAAATAATCGAACCATAAATGGGCTGCCTTATTGTAATTATCGGGAAAATGCCTTTTAAAATTCGAAAGATTATATTTCCAGTCAACAATACGTCCAATATGCCAAACAAAAAATTCCTTCTTTAATGAGTTGTACTGAACAATGAATTTACATAAATTCTCGAAGTCGTTACTTTCATAAATGAAATTACGGTGATAAGTCTTCATAGTGTACCTCCAAATAGTTTATTTACACGATAGTATACTATCATTATAAATCTTATGGAAAATAGAAGATATACTAAAAATGATTATAAATTGTTGTGTACACTAAAGCTCACCAAATGTAGGGCATAATAGACTTTTCTATATCTTAAAGAATTCTACCAAATCACTAAGTTTCGTAGCAATTTCTTTGTTGGAGTTCGCATTCTCCAATACAATATCTGTCTTTTGGAAGATGGAGGAGGATTTCTCTGCAATATCAGTAGATCCCTTGGTACCTTCTGTAGTTGCATGGGACACTTCTTCAATGGAACGGCGGATATAGGTAATAGATTCGCTTAATTGAGATGTAGAGTTCATAATCTCAGTTACCATTTCTTCAACCGTACTCGCATCCGTATTATATTGCTCTCCGGTCTGTACAAGTACCTCATAATCCTTAATTACCTTGGAATCAACAAAATCAAGTAATCGTTTGGAGTTTGTGACAATCTCATCCACTGCGGTTGAGATCACATTGGAGATTTCTTCGATTTGGGATACTGCATTCTTTGATGTTGTAGCAAGAGATCCGATTTCGTTCGCAACAACGGCAAAGCCCTTTCCGGCTTCTCCTGCCCGTGCTGATTCAATCGAAGCATTTAAAGCTAGGAGATTTGTCTGGGCAGTCAGCTTTAATATGGTTTGTGTTAAGTTCTTAATCTCGTCGATGGCGGATGCTTTTTCTATGGAGCTACGCAGCTCTTTGTTTGTTGTATTATAGATCTCAACAGCATTTCTTTGTGAGTCAATAGCTACCTTCATCAGATTCTCAGCACGTTCCTTAATTTCTGTGGCAATGCTCTGACCATGGGTTGTTTTATCATATACTCGAAGGATTTCTTCCTCAATGACAGCGGAAGTAGCATTCATTTCTTCAGTAGAAGCAGAGGTTTCCTCCATACCTGCGGATAATTCTTCCGTTGTAGCTGAGATTTCCTCTACATCACGATATACATTGTCTGCTCCTTCTGCCAGTTGCTCGGAAGAAGCTTCGATTTTTTCTGTCACTTCTTTAATGGAAGTTATAATGGAATTAATATGGTCCTGCATACGAATAAAGGAGCGTACAATATCACCCAGTTCATCTTTACGGTTGATACGTTTACTGATGAATTGTATGTTAAAGTTACCATTTTCCAATTCACCAATATCCTTCTTTAGCAATTTGACATTATTTCCAATAAAGTTTCCAATAAAATATGCTACAACAGAACCTAATAGCATAAAGATAAAAGATACGAGAGTAATAGAAGCCATAGAACGATTAACTTCCTTATCGATTACCTCAGAGTAGATACCAACAAACCACATACCGATGGTATTGCCCTTTGCATCCTTGATCGGAGTATAATATGTATCAGCTTTTTTTCCGAGAACTACGGCGGTCCCGACATATGGTTCGGATTTACCAAGCACAACATCAATAACAGCCTCTGATGCTTGGGTGCCCACCTGTCTGGCTCCAGATGAATCCTGTATTGTGGTTGCAATTCTCGTGTCACCGGCGAAGAGTGTTACTAAAGCACCGGTATCCTGAGAAAGCTGATCAATCACTTCATAATTTTCATTTAACAGGGTATCACCTTTATACAGATTATTACCATCTAACCTCCACTCACCGGGATAGTAAGTATCCAAAAGAGTTTGTCCAACAGAAGAATAATTATCCAGTTCGTTTAAGGTTTTATTGCTTACGATGTCAGTAATTTTTCCTCTAAAAAAAAGAGTAATTAAAACAGTAATGCTTACTAATAAAAGATCAAGCGCTAGAGTGATTTTCCATTTGATTTTCATTGTTAAAACCTGCCTTTACATGAATTTAGGTAATCAATTAATAATATACATAATTATGGTAAAATAGTTACTATTATTAATTATTGTAATGACTACATTATAAGACTTTATTTCCAGATATGCAATAAATATATGAAATGAGTATAAAAAGAAAATGCTCCACTGAGTATGGTACGGCTCGAGGCTGGACAGTGGAGCATAATCTAATGATTCCAAGATGGCTATTTTGTTCTTAATACATGCATACAGTACACATAAACATTCTGAATTTTTTTCGCTTCAACTCCGTCTACATAGATAATGGGTTGGGTTTCACTAGGCGTTATATATATTTTAAATATAATACCGTCCTGATTCACCCTCATATTACGAATGTTCTTGTATTGGTAGTCCTTTTTTGGAATACCAATATAGTTAAAAATAATATCATATGTATCCGGGCGTGTGAAGCATAGTAAAATGTCATCCTTGTCATACATTCCGACAATTTCTCTGGCCTCTTCAAAGGTCATATTGGTACATTTGAATTCACCTTCGTTAAATAAGGTATTCATATTGCTGTTATCTAATAGAAGTAAAGGATTTCTGTCTCTTTTATGTTCCATGATAAACGCTCCTTTAATAGGGTATCAGGTAATAGAGTAAATATACCCCGATAGCTTTTGTTAATTCTAGTATATGAAATAGGAAGAGCCGTATTACTTCTACATGGATAAAATATAGGAATATGATTTAATAATATTATATAGGGATAACACTAGAATGGATTCAAGATTCGTCTTTTATTCAATATAAAAGGACTACAGAGGATTGAACTGACATCCCAGTTGTTGGATTATTAGTCTAACAACTGGGGCCGGTTTACTCAGTAGTCCTTTATCATTCATGACACTAGAAGTCTTAAAGTATACGATCTGGTGTATATTTAACTACGAAGGTATTAAATATTATTAACGGTTCTCTTTACGTAGCTTGTATGCAATATTTCATGTGCCTTATGGCTTCCTGGCTTACCAAAGTACTCAGCATAGAGAGTTTTGATTGCAGGATTCTCATGAGACTTTCTGATCTTCATTTCTACATCCTGTTTGTAAAGAGCTTTTGCACGAATATCTCTGATATCGGTAAAGTTTCTTACGGAAGCAGGCTGTTGAGGCTGACCGCCACCATTGACACAACCACCAGGACATCCCATGATTTCAATGAAATGATATTCTGCTTCTCCTGATTTTACGCGCTCAAGAAGTTCTCTTGCATTCGCTAAACCGGAAGCAACCGCAACCTTAATATCTAATCCGGCTACGGAGTAAGTAGCTTCTTTAATGCCTTTTACTCCACGTACCTCTTTGAAGTCAGGACTTGGAAGCTCTTTGCCTGTTAATTCCTCAACTGCTGTACGAAGAGCTGCTTCCATAACACCGCCAGTTGCACCAAAGATAACAGCAGCACCGGTGGACTCTCCTAGAGGATTATCGAACTCTTCATCCGGAAGGGATAAGAAGTTCAGACCTACACGATCAATCATTCTTGCAAGTTCACGGGTGGTAATAGAGATATCTACATCAGGAACACCTGCAGCATCCTGATCCTCTCTGCCGATTTCGAACTTCTTAGCGGTACAAGGCATTACGCTGACCATAACAATTTTCTTCGGATCAAGACCCATCTTCTCAGCATAATATGTCTTGGTAACAGCACCAAACATCTGTTGAGGAGATTTACAGCTTGATAAGTTATCTAACATGTCAGGATAATAGTGCTCACAGTACTTAATCCATCCTGGTGAACAGGAGGTAATTAACGGTAAAGTACCATTATTCTGTATACGATCAATTAATTCGTGTGCTTCTTCCATAATGGTTAAGTCAGCTGAGAAATCAGTATCAAATACTTTATCAAAGCCAAGTCTGCGAAGAGCAGCAACCATCTTACCTTGAACATTGGTTCCGATTGGAAGACCAAATGCTTCTCCAAGTGCAGCACGAACAGCAGGAGCAGTCTGAACTACAACATACTTGTCAGGATCAGCAAGAGCGGCAAATACTTCGTCAGTGTAATCCTTTTCAGCAAGTGCGCCGGTAGGACAAACAGCGATACACTGACCACAGGATACACAGCTGGTCTCACCTAAGCCCATATCAAATGCGCTTGCAATTACAGTATTAAAGCCACGCTCATTTGCTCCTATAACTCCAATACCTTGAATATTTTCACAAATAGCAGAACAACGTCTACATAGAATACATTTGTTGTTGTCACGATACATATGAGCAGCGCTATAATCAATATCATAGGTATTACGAGAGCCATCATATTGTCCTTCGTCTTCTACCTTAAGATCATTACATAGCTTTTGAAGCTCACAGCTTCCACTGCGAACACAGGATAAACATCTTCTGTCATGATCGGATAATATTAACTCTAAAGTTTTTTTACGGGATTCCAATACCTTTGGAGTATTGGTCCAGATTTCCATGCCTTCAGCAATCGGGTACATACAGGATGCTACAAGGCTTTTAGCGCCTTTGACTTCAACAACACAAATACGGCAGGCACCAATCTCATTAATCTCTTTTAAGTAGCAAAGAGTAGGGATATCGATGCTGGCAAGCTTAGCTGCTTCCAAAATTGTGGAACCCTTCGGTGCTTGAATAGGCATACCATTTATTTTTATATTAAACGTTTCCATTACAAACCTCCATCTACGTGCAAATGCACGCGTTTATAAAAATATGAGAAAGTAACTATGTGCTAAGGAATAATTTATTTCTTAGAGATGGCACCAAATTTACATTTCTCCATACAAGCGCCACATTTGATACATTTATCCTGAGCGATGACATGTGCTTCTTTAACCTTACCTGTGATAGCGCCATTCGGACACACTCTTGAACATAAGGTACAGCCCTTACATTTATCAGGATCGATCACGTAGGAAAGAAGGGACTTACATACGCCGGCAGGACATTTTTTATCAACGACATGTGCAATATATTCATCACGGAAGTAACGTAATGTCGACAATACCGGGTTAGGTGCTGTCTGACCAAGACCACAAAGAGCATTTTCCTTAATATAATAGCAAAGCTCTTCTAACCGATCAAGATCCTCCATGGTACCATTGCCACTTGTGATTTTGTCTAACATTTCGTAAAGACGCTTGGTTCCGATACGGCAAGGAGTACATTTACCGCAGGATTCATCGACAGTAAACTGAAGGAAGAATTTTGCAATGTCAACCATACAGTTGTCTTCATCCATAACAATCAAACCACCTGAACCCATCATGGATCCGATGTTGATTAAGTTATCGTAATCAATCGGAATATCATAATGTTCTGCAGGGATACATCCGCCGGAAGGACCACCTGTCTGAGCTGCCTTAAATTTCTTTCCGTTAGGAATACCACCACCGATTTCTTCGATAACCTCACGAAGTGGTGTACCCATAGGAATTTCAACAAGACCAGTATTGTTAATCTTACCACCCAATGCGAATACCTTAGTACCTTTTGATTTCTCGGTACCCATAGAAGCAAACCATTCGGGACCATTTAGGATAATCTGAGGAATGTTTGCATAGGTCTCAACATTGTTAAGGATGGTAGGCTTTTGGAACAGACCCTTCTGCGCAGGGAACGGAGGACGGGGACGAGGCTCACCACGATTACCTTCAATTGAAGTCATAAGCGCGGTTTCTTCACCACATACGAACGCTCCGGCACCAAGTCTTAAGTCAATATCAAAATCAAATCCACTGTTGAAGATGTTCTTACCAAGTAATCCGTATTCTCTTGCCTGATTAATTGCTATCTTCAAACGTTCAACTGCAATAGGATACTCTGCACGAACGTATATATAACCCTGGGATGCGCCGATTGCATAACCTGCAATAGCCATAGCTTCCAGTACTACATGAGGGTCACCCTCTAATACGGAACGATCCATGAAAGCACCCGGATCACCTTCGTCTGCATTACAGCATACATATTTCTGATCCGCATCATTGCCTTTTGCAAGCTTCCACTTTAATCCGGTAGGGAAACCACCGCCGCCACGGCCTCTGAGACCACTGTCTAAGATGGTCTGGATTACCTGATCCGGTGTATACTCGGTTAATACTTTACCGAGTGCTTCATAACCATTGGTTCCGATATATTCATCAATATTCTCGGGATTAATTACACCACAGTTACGAAGAGCAATTCTATGCTGTTTCTTGTAGAAGTCAGTATCATTTAAGGAACGAAGTCCATCCTCAGTAACCATTTCCTTATATACGAGACGGTTAACGATACGACCCTTTAATAAATGCTCAGATACGATTTCCGGAACATCCTCTACGGTTACCATAGAGTAGAAAGTTGCCTCCGGATAAATTATAACAATCGGTCCTAATGCACAAAGTCCATGACATCCTGTTTGTACAACTGCTACTTCATCCTTAAGACCGTTTTTCTTAATTTCTGATTGCAGTGCTTCAATAATTTTGGTACTTCCTGAAGAAGTACATCCGGTACCACCGCAGACCAATACGTGTGAACGATACATAATGTGTCCTCCTTCGAACTAGCCGAGTACTTCGGCAATCGTATATTTTTGTACTACCTGACCGCGAATTAGATGTTGTTCAACAACTTCAAGGGCTTTCTCAGGAGTCATTTTAACATAAGTCACTTTATCTTTGCCGGGTTCTAA
The nucleotide sequence above comes from Variimorphobacter saccharofermentans. Encoded proteins:
- a CDS encoding YgiQ family radical SAM protein, which codes for MHRDYLPINKSDMEQRGWDQCDFVFVIGDAYVDHPSFGPAIISRVLESHGFKVGIIAQPDWKDSHSITLLGEPRLGFLVSGGNMDSMVNHYSVAKKRRQTDAYSPGGVMGKRPDHATTVYCNLIRKQYKKKPIIIGGIEASLRRLAHYDYWSDKVKRSILLDSQADIISYGMGEHSIVEIAEALDSGLDIKDITFINGTVFKASNLDSVYDATVLPSFQSIVESKKEFAKSFYIQYCNTDPFSGKRLVEQYKENEYVVQNPPAKPLTQTEMDRIYSLPYMRDYHPVYQKDGGIPAIEEVKFSLVSNRGCFGGCNYCALTFHQGRILQTRSHESIVAEANQLVWDKDFKGYIHDVGGPTANFRHTACAKQTTKGACIHKQCLFPEPCKSLKVDHTDYLALLRKLRALPNVKKVFIRSGIRFDYLMTDQDDTFFKELCEHHVSGQLKVAPEHICDSVLGLMGKPENSVYERFQAKFKKINEKIGKKQFLVPYLISSHPGSTLKQAVKLAEYLRDMGYMPEQVQDFYPTPSTISTCMYYTGLDPRTLEEVYVPKSPHEKAMQRALIQYRNPKNYDLVMEALKKADRMDLVGFDKKCLIRPRQLSKERRWIEKSKNNENNAKTKISKAANVKKQDKLNKGNSKQRNTQYGKDTIKGSRKKNASNHKGVRNR
- a CDS encoding NADH peroxidase, with the translated sequence MKKYVCQICGYVHEGPEAPEACPICKAPREKFTEKSDELFWADEHVVGVAKGVSEDIIKDLRDNYMGECTEVGMYLAMARVAHREGYPEIGLYYEKAAWEEAEHAAKFAELLGEVVTDSTKKNLQMRVDAENGACMGKKDLATRAKAANLDAIHDTVHEMAKDEARHGKAFEGLLKRYFS
- a CDS encoding GNAT family N-acetyltransferase, which gives rise to MKTYHRNFIYESNDFENLCKFIVQYNSLKKEFFVWHIGRIVDWKYNLSNFKRHFPDNYNKAAHLWFDYFHNLIGFVISEEFDNEFTIILKEQYSYLYPELLDWVKTEWENKYDKLVTSALQTDTEYIKFLEDAGYKRSNCLEMTRVFRTSLYKDYTIEDSSVFFQSMFENCNYEEQANLRTNAWSKSYSHEIDMQIKEYTRQSPIYNAKFDFVLVNNDGKHISGCEAFIDYENNTAEIERVCTHSDYYNRGYAQMVLKACMKRLYENNIMTAFIGGSYDKTIHLYGKLGHVSEYARYFYELQTIS
- a CDS encoding Fur family transcriptional regulator translates to MAVNKYSRQREAIKEYLAHTKEHPTADMVYMNIRQTYPNISLGTVYRNLNLLAEQGEILKINCKDGSDRFDWNCDPHYHFLCKGCGRVMDIEMESIDHINVIAGASFPGKIEGHVTFFYGQCPDCCQ
- a CDS encoding methyl-accepting chemotaxis protein, giving the protein MKIKWKITLALDLLLVSITVLITLFFRGKITDIVSNKTLNELDNYSSVGQTLLDTYYPGEWRLDGNNLYKGDTLLNENYEVIDQLSQDTGALVTLFAGDTRIATTIQDSSGARQVGTQASEAVIDVVLGKSEPYVGTAVVLGKKADTYYTPIKDAKGNTIGMWFVGIYSEVIDKEVNRSMASITLVSFIFMLLGSVVAYFIGNFIGNNVKLLKKDIGELENGNFNIQFISKRINRKDELGDIVRSFIRMQDHINSIITSIKEVTEKIEASSEQLAEGADNVYRDVEEISATTEELSAGMEETSASTEEMNATSAVIEEEILRVYDKTTHGQSIATEIKERAENLMKVAIDSQRNAVEIYNTTNKELRSSIEKASAIDEIKNLTQTILKLTAQTNLLALNASIESARAGEAGKGFAVVANEIGSLATTSKNAVSQIEEISNVISTAVDEIVTNSKRLLDFVDSKVIKDYEVLVQTGEQYNTDASTVEEMVTEIMNSTSQLSESITYIRRSIEEVSHATTEGTKGSTDIAEKSSSIFQKTDIVLENANSNKEIATKLSDLVEFFKI
- a CDS encoding DEAD/DEAH box helicase, yielding MEKLKFEELEINPSIIRAVEAMGFEEMSPIQAKAIPIVLQGRDIVGQAQTGTGKTAAFGIPLLQKVDVKNKSLQAIVLCPTRELAIQVADEVRKLAQFMHGIKVLPVYGGQEISKQIRSLKSGVQIIIGTPGRVMDHMRRKTVRFDNVNMVILDEADEMLNMGFREDIETILSQVPEERQTVLFSATMPGPILEIARTYQNNAEMIRVVKKELTVPKIEQYYYEVSPKNKEDVLSRLLDMYNPKLSLVFCNTKKQVDELTTALQGRGYFAEGLHGDLKQQQRDRVMHSFRSGRTEILVATDVAARGIDVDDVEAVFNYDVPQDDEYYVHRIGRTGRAGREGRAFTLVVGREVFKLKDIMRYCKTKIKAQPIPSINDVTAVKAEKVLDKLKSIIENEDLSKMVNLIEERVNDEEYTSLDIAAAFLKMYIGEDLGKEEDSLLEDFGDTGAEAGMVRLFINLGKKQNVRPGDILGAIAGETGMPGKLIGSIDMYDKYTFVEVPREYASDVIQVMKSAKIKGKSINIEPANRK